tttggtgtatagctcatgcctctGGTGTATCACGGCTAAATTCTCTGATATTTAGGGGCTAAATTACATTGTTAATGCAATCTTAGTAACCCTTTCCttggctgtaactcacacagcctgcatgggaaaaaaaggtttaataTTATAATGAGATCTTACAGcacattgtgtttattttagaagttaGTATCTCCTGCTCGGTTTATTGAGCTTTCAAGGGCCACTAGAATCACCTAGCTCACCTTATCGCATTCAAGTTGTCTGGTTGGTACTGTCCTTATAACCCTtccatgtaaaacattgccgtttttgtAGAAATTACAATCAAATTTCGTgcatagcagcatttgattgggcgAGTGCAGCTTCTGGCCACACATTCGTATCTCGTCCATCAATGTATTTCGCAGTAACCAGTCTGCTAGCTCAGTGGTTAGTACTCCAGCCATAGTCAGGATCCCAGACTTGATTTCTAGTAGTCTCAGCTtagtttttattctttcaagGTTAATAAAATGAAGACCATTAAGTTGGATAATAACATCTTCCACCTAAGATTTAATCACATTAAGTGATATGGCATCTTTATTAATTTTAGTTTTAGATCCTTGGCTTTTACACTAGCACAACTGAGGGGTCTGTAGGAGAAATGTTGGTATTGGTGGTAGGAAGAAAGGACGTGAGCTGTGCTTCAGATCTTGCATGTGTGAAGTAAAAATTGCATTAAGTATGTGGATTCCAGGTTTGATGTATGTTTTAATCATTTGATGGGTTTTTCTGTCTTCACGCCAGGCCAAAAAGCTGtgaggaaaaaaaacaccttttagtTGACTGTCTTTTATAGCATCGCTTGTCACCAGCGCCAATAACCTTTACTGTCTGAGAGAATTAACATTTTTAGACTTGCATATGTTTTCCATTCTCATATACTTTTAATATTCTTTTCCCATCTCACAGCTAAAGTGGTGTGCGTGGATTGCGGTTTATTGTTCTTTTATCAGTTTTGCAAATTCCCGCAGCTCAGAGGACACCAAACAAATGATGAGCAGTTTTATGTGAGTATGGGATCTCTTGGGTATACTAAATGTACATGTCAAAACTgtgtagataaaaaaataaaaaataaatgacgtCTTTTTAAGAATTGTttatccctttttatttttttcattttttttttcatttaaggtGAAACCATGTTTATCTATATAAACTAATGTATATCCTCTTTCTTCCAGGTTATCAATTTCTGCTGTAGTGATGTCCTATCTCCAGAACCCACAGCCCATGTCTCCTCCTTGGTAACATTCATTGGATGACTGATAGTCTGCTGTTCCACACTTCCTGTCTCCTGTCCTACCAGCTAAGAGTGACATCCATCTTCTCAATGTGGTCAGGAATAAGGGCCTTTAGTCACAGATTTAATAAAAAGACTGACACTTTTTAAATTGTGCTTTGTGTGTTTTAATTGAAAAAAGACGAACTCAAGCTGCTTCTGAAGGAGGGTAGTCCACAGTCTCTCTGGGACCATTTAACTCCTATTTTCAATGAAAGGCCATCTTTCTTTGTTCTGTGGATTTTTAcccctttaaaataaattatttaataaacaaaTGCTCATAGAGGTCACACTCTGTAGAGGGAATGAAACAATAAAGTGTACTCTACTGGTTCCATTCTGTGTCACACCAAAACaaaatgttacattatatatttagtaGTAACTTCTGAGGTCTGCCATCACCCAACCATGGCCGTGGTCAGTGTAAAATGGCAAATATCTACAAATGTAATGTGTCCCCTTGGGCATAAAATAAAATCTCTAAAACACTAGATTCTTCTGCAGAGTCAGAATGCAATCATtgctgttcgtccacccactgtaaagcgctgcggaatttgttggcgctatataaataataacataataattgcTTCTCACAAGTACTGGCACTGCAAAATAAGGTTTTTACAAGCTTTTAAACTTATCTGTAATCCAGTGCTAGGACAACTCTTCTGAGATCTGTGAGAGATGCATTCACAGCATCCGGTGGCGTCCGCTTGTGCGTGATGCCAAATGTAAAGTGTCTCAGCGTAACAAACACCCGAGGAGTGTTTATGGCCAAATTTAAACAATGCTAGAATGCAGGGCCCGTGTCTACGCACCATCACCACATCATCTTAAGGAATTGGTTTTGATCCCTTTTAATAATACGTATTTTAAACTCTTGAGGATAAGCTCGCTaattagaaataaattaaaaatgtttatataatcTAAGATGCTGCAAAGTCTAGATATTTGCATGAATTTTAAATGTGAGTGcctggtttcagttttttttttgttttttttttaattttcccctAGTGTATGCACCCACATATATAGCCATCCACCCTGTACTGGGAAATTTGTTTTGAGTGCTCACACTGGGAGGTTGCTAGagactcctgccaccataactactatggtatgatgtagtggttatggtgcctggagtgttcctttaagcacctTCTAGAcataacattttgtttttttatttcattaattcCAAAGAACTCTTAGATTAATGAATGGTTATTGAGAAAGGCTTTTCTGtctatcagtggtcagatgtttTCTTTGATCTTTTACACAGCAACTTATACCTTGTGCAAATTTAAAACTGGCCAACACTTTGGTTTTTAACATGAAAAATGATTTTCTCAAAGATACGTTTGGTGTTGAAATCCATGAAAAGGTTATTATTGTGATTTTCTGATTTTACCATTATTTCAATCTTACTcacaatatattaaattaaatagtaGTGCATCTGAACTGCACAGTGCTGTAATGCTGTGCCAAATGAGCATACACTTCTATATAAACACATGTAGTTAGAAGCTGGGGTTGGCTGGGATTAATTGTAGTTACAGTGCACAGAATCTAGTTCATTGGCTGTGAGCGTCAtatgattgctctcagccaatgagctaaaccctgcatTGCCGGGCTTCACTTAGAGTGCATCTGGCTCTGTTGGATGTAGTGAAGGCAGAGAATGGTGCCCGGTGGACCTCAAGTAAGTAGtcgaaccattctaaaatggtttgaatacttacaaggggtggttgtggtgcttggagcaCCTTTTTAAAGTCAACAATAACAATTGAAGATCTTTGATATAACACTATGTGTTCTAAAAGTGATGTGTTCTTCTACACAAATAACCTTTCTGTGGGATTTACAGACAAGAATACAGCGTTATAATGCCAGACATCCtagttatatattataaattaaagaAAGAGGCTTATACAGAGGGGCATGTCGGCATGATAAAGCAATAGAACTAATAAGTAACAATTCTATGCATGGAGATGCTAAGTGAAAAATCCTTAGATCAAGGAAGAATGAGGGGGACTCTGTGATGGGAGCTCCTGTGCCATGTCTTTTTTTGGAGAGGCTTGAAGCCCAGCCTCCTGCACATAGACAATGGCCCTGCTCAAATCATTCTACCCCATACATTCAGACTCGTCAAATGTGTGGGGGAAGCTCTGTGTTCAGAGCTATATTCACTGTAGCATAGCATGGTGGAAGAGGTCCACAGCGAAcccagtcaagcttcggcgaCTGGGCCTGAAGCGTTCCAGGGTCCTTGATAGCAAGCAGGAGGTTGACCTGGCGCAGGAGTATGGGAGCTCCGTCACAGACTGTTAAAGGATAAATGTAAAGGATAATGATGGCATTATCATTAAACCTGCGGATAAAGGGGGCAACATTGTGATAATGAATAGagcacattatatacaaacaataGAGAATATGCTCCTTGATGATAAGACCTATAGTGTACTTACCAATGATCCATCAACCAAGTACCAAATGGAGTACAAAACACTCCTAGACCAAGCGTATGATGACAGCATCCTGACCAAAGAGGAATACGGcagtatctttataaaatacccgACAATTTCCACATTTTATGGcctcccaaaaatccacaaaCAGTATGAGACACTAACAGCTAGACCCATAGTCTCAGGGTCCAACAACTTTACTAGCAAGGGAAGCATATATGTGGACAGGATATTACGACCGTATGTGGAAACCCTACCTTCATACCTAAAAGATACAAAAGACACATTGAAGTGCCTGAGGTCATTAAAGGTACCTAGTGGATCAGTACTCTGTAGCTTAGATGTTGAAGCCCTGTACTCGTCTATCCCCCATACAAGTGGGCTGGACCATGttggccatttcctggaaaaaagaGGCCCAGAACATGATACCCATACTAAGTTCGTGTTGAAGCTGTTACGCTTCATCCTTACCCACAACTTCTTTCTATTTAAGAAcaaatactaccaccaggtgcaggggactgctatggggacatcttgtgccccagcttatgccaacctgcacctggggtggtgggaaagtaaggtggtattctctgaaaaCAATTCACAATACACAGATTTCATCTATGTATGGaaacggtacatagatgatatcctaGTGATATGGACAGGTACCAGAGAAGTGTTTGAGGAGTTTGTAACATCCCTGAATGTGaataatttaaatttgaaattcaccatgGAATTTGGAAACCAAACACTCAACTTCCTAGATTGTACTCTCACTATAACAGAAACCCTTGAGATTAAGACTACCCTTTTCCGTAAGCCCACGTCAACCAATAATATGTTGAGATGGGAAAGTTATCACCCTGTCCCCCTCAAGAGGGGTATCCCAGTAGGGCAATATCTGCGGCTAAGAAGAAATTGCTCATCAACTGAGGATTTCAAGATAAAAGCTAAAGAATTGAGACAAAGGTTTAGAGAAAGAGGATACCCAATCAGATGCCTGAAACAAGCATACCAAAGAGCACTTGACAGTGATCGGGAGACTCTCCTGCAAAATGTTAAACCAGACATGGACAAACAAATCAGATGCATAGCCAACTATGACGCTGGCTGGGAAGAAGCAAAAAGAATTCTAAACCGATTCTGGCCACTACTGACGCAGGACCCTCACCTAAAGGATACCATCTCCCCCAGGGTATCAGTCACGGCCAGAAGAGGGaagaatataaaagatatattagTACCCAGTCACTTAGCTATGTCTAAGAAGGCATCAAGAAATTGGATCACAGTACAAGGCACATACCAGTGCGGGAGATGTGTAGCATGCACCTTTATTGCTAAAGGGTCAAAAACAATCACAGACTCTGCAGACACCACTACAATCCCCATAAAGCAGTTTTTTAACTGCAATACGTCCGGCATGGTATACCTATTGACGTGTAAATGCGGCATAAAGTATGTTGgaaaaaccatacgtccttttaaAAAACGAATAATGGAACATGTCCACTCAGTGACATCACACAGAGATACACCAGTCGCAAGACACATTAGGTCCCAACACAGCGACACGCCTCGCTGCATTAAATTTGCGGGCATTGAGAAGATCCAGATGGGGAAGAGAGGTGGAGACCTAGATCAGACCCTTAAAAGAAGGGAATGCTACTGGATCCACAAATTAGACACCCTATCACCAAAAGGACTCAATGAGGGGTTCACATTTACCCCCTTCATTGGCTAAGGAATCCCATAATTGTATtaatgtaatatatgtaaatatgtatatatataagagTTTATCTACCCGAACGTAATTCTTTAAACCAAACACCATAAAAGTAACAAGGATATAACATCTACATAGGCTAACATCCAATGTGACACTTTATAATGACACTAGCTCTAATATTCACCGATAAATGATATATGTACCGGACAGCCTATGAAGACTAAAACATGACAGAGACGGCGTCTTGATCCACCAATTTGATAATAAGGAAACGACTGAACAAGGCAATAAATATTTTTACTGGCTCTATATTAATCCTCTCCCTTATCTCTCCGTTCCAGCTCTATTTAGGGGCTATGTTACATATCTCCTTAAATGATAATTTTTCATCCATTGGTCTGTTTCACACAGGGCCGCTATGATGCCCTATACAAACAGTACATTGCAGTGTTCTAAGATTTCGGAGATACATGACAGCATATGAAGATTAAGATGTGACAGGGACAGCTTTTTGATCCATCCATCTGAGAATAAGGAAAGAAGTGAATAAGGCAATAAACACTTATGCTAGCTCTAT
This Pelobates fuscus isolate aPelFus1 chromosome 3, aPelFus1.pri, whole genome shotgun sequence DNA region includes the following protein-coding sequences:
- the WDR83OS gene encoding PAT complex subunit Asterix, which codes for MTGNSGSDPRRPGKVQRYKPPTTENSPTLDDPTPDYMNLLGMIFSMCGLMLKLKWCAWIAVYCSFISFANSRSSEDTKQMMSSFMLSISAVVMSYLQNPQPMSPPW